In Vicia villosa cultivar HV-30 ecotype Madison, WI unplaced genomic scaffold, Vvil1.0 ctg.000680F_1_1, whole genome shotgun sequence, a single window of DNA contains:
- the LOC131630421 gene encoding uncharacterized protein LOC131630421, giving the protein MTDSDIDWYNTRLQINKESMVAKTVKDSIFRLGLVCMDPEEEAQLNIEVMEKRDNEGMFETKLPSFNLKLSEEFWGAKDVEWTHLDSNGALGGSVILWRKNLIDLISSYKGTGFVGLKARLNGLCINFINVCAPCNAILRREVWKNLLRLKNSIVGEDRCIGGDFNSVMFKEERLGKSAGSCGKDSIDFLNFVEEMELIYLPCVGGRFTWFSGNGCAMSRLDRFFISDNLALIWKLDNQVVGKRVLSDHCPVWLKAGGYDWGPKPFRFFKGWYKHKNLDSFMKKEWNLLSVKGGGDFVMYEKLKRLKVKFKVWNKEVFGWIDLRIDEKVEKQYDLD; this is encoded by the exons ATGACGGATTCTGACATAGATTGGTATAATACAAGATTGCAGATTAACAAGGAATCCATGGTAGCGAAGACGGTGAAAGACTCTATATTTAGATTGGGGTTAGTTTGTATGGATCCTGAAGAAGAAGCTCAACTGAATATCGAAGTGATGGAGAAGAGAGACAATGAGGGAATGTTT GAAACAAAATTACCTAGTTTTAATTTGAAGTTGTCAGAAGAGTTTTGGGGGGCGAAGGATGTGGAGTGGACACATCTGGATTCTAATGGAGCTTTAGGAGGTTCGGTCATTTTGTGGAGGAAGAACTTAATAGATCTTATTTCGAGCTATAAAGGAACGGGTTTCGTGGGCTTGAAAGCGAGACTTAATGGCTTATGTATAAACTTCATAAATGTGTGCGCTCCCTGCAATGCGATTTTGAGAAGAGAGGTATGGAAGAACTTATTGAGGTTGAAAAATTCGATAGTGGGGGAAGATAGGTGCATAGGTGGTGACTTTAACTCTGTCATGTTCAAGGAAGAGAGGTTAGGAAAGAGTGCTGGAAGCTGTGGCAAGGATTCTATAGATTTCCTTAACTTTGTGGAGGAAATGGAGTTAATATATCTTCCTTGCGTGGGAGGGAGATTTACTTGGTTCAGCGGGAATGGTTGTGCTATGAGCAGGTTGGACAGATTTTTTATTTCTGATAACTTGGCATTAATTTGGAAGTTAGATAATCAGGTCGTGGGTAAAAGAGTATTATCGGACCATTGTCCAGTGTGGTTGAAGGCAGGTGGGTATGACTGGGGGCCTAAACCTTTTAGGTTCTTCAAAGGCTGGTATAAACACAAAAACTTAGACTCTTTCATGAAGAAGGAGTGGAACTTACTATCCGTTAAAGGGGGAGGTGACTTCGTTATGTACGAGAAATTAAAAAGGCTAAAGGTAAAGTTTAAGGTGTGGAACAAAGAAGTTTTTGGATGGATTGACTTGAGGATTGATGAGAAAGTTGAAAAACAATATGACCTGGACTAG